In Methanobacterium sp., the DNA window AGATAGCCCAAGATGAGGGTATTGTTGAAGATAGAGATGCTTTAAGGACATTATCTCCAGATGTACAAAAAGAAATTCAAAAGAATGCTGCAAAAAGTATAAGAGAGATGTCGCAAGTAAATAATATAATTGTGGATACTCATTGTACTATTAAAACACCTGCTGGTTTTTTGCCTGGACTTCCAAAATGGGTATTAGATGAGCTTCAACCAGACATGTTCATATTAATTGAAGCAGACAATGATGAAATCCTGATTAGAAGGCTAAGCGATAAGACTAGAACAAGAGATATGGAGAAACTAATTGATATTGGACTTCATCAAGAAATGAACCGTTCAGCTGCAATGGCTTATGCTACACTTACAGGTGCTACTGTAAAAATCATTAAAAATCATGATAATCGGCTTGAAGAGCCAGTTGAAGACATGGTAAACACATTAAAATGACTTATAGAATAATAAAACTTTAAGAGAAGAGGAAAACAAAATGGTACTTGAAATATTATGGGGTCCGCTAAATGCTGCTTTAAATCCTTTTATACAATATATGGGTCCACTTATGGCTATATTGATAATAGGTGTTGTAATATCACTTATAACTACAGTTGCACAAAAAGTTCTTGTAGATCAAGACAGGCTTCTATTCCTTCAAAAAGAAATGAAGGATTTCCAGCAAGAGATGATGGAAGCCAGAAAAACAAATGATCCAAAAGCATTAGAGAAAATGCAAAAAAAACAGATGGAATTCATGGGTTTGCAGAAAGAAATGATGACAATGTCATTTAAACCGATGATAGTGACATTCCTTCCTATAATTATCATATTTTGGTGGATATCCCAAAATTCATTATTAAATTCAATGATTGTTAATTTACCAGCAACTGCTTATTACGCGCTTTTAGTTCCATTGTGGCATGCACTCCCATTTTATGGGGGGACAATACCTGGAGCTCCTGAAATGTCAATCACATGGCTTGGATGGTACATATTATGTTCATTTGGGTTCTCAATGCTTTTCAGGAAACTAATGGGAATTAAAAGTGGCGGAGGAATGTAACTCCATTATATTTCAATTTCATGGACTCATTAAGTGTCAAAATTAAACTCCCAAAAATCGTA includes these proteins:
- a CDS encoding adenylate kinase; this translates as MKVVVIAGIPGSGSTTVLNSALENLNYINVNYGDVMIKIAQDEGIVEDRDALRTLSPDVQKEIQKNAAKSIREMSQVNNIIVDTHCTIKTPAGFLPGLPKWVLDELQPDMFILIEADNDEILIRRLSDKTRTRDMEKLIDIGLHQEMNRSAAMAYATLTGATVKIIKNHDNRLEEPVEDMVNTLK
- a CDS encoding DUF106 domain-containing protein, whose amino-acid sequence is MVLEILWGPLNAALNPFIQYMGPLMAILIIGVVISLITTVAQKVLVDQDRLLFLQKEMKDFQQEMMEARKTNDPKALEKMQKKQMEFMGLQKEMMTMSFKPMIVTFLPIIIIFWWISQNSLLNSMIVNLPATAYYALLVPLWHALPFYGGTIPGAPEMSITWLGWYILCSFGFSMLFRKLMGIKSGGGM